The proteins below are encoded in one region of Phaseolus vulgaris cultivar G19833 chromosome 1, P. vulgaris v2.0, whole genome shotgun sequence:
- the LOC137813340 gene encoding BIIDXI-like protein At5g11420, whose protein sequence is MKGSFIFLSVLLCSTFHVSFSIIDGLVANGNFELGPKASDLKGTVVVGGSKSIPEWEISGFVEYIKSGQKQGDMLLVVPEGAYAVRLGNEASIKQTLKVMKGMYYSITFMVARTCAQEERINISVTPDWGVIPIQTLYTSSGWDPIAFGFRAESETVEMLIHNPGKEEDPACGPLIDSVALRTLYPPKATNQNLLKNGGFEEGPYVFPNSSWGVIIPPNIEDDHSPLPGWMVESLKAVKYIDSDHFSVPQGKRAVELIAGKESAIAQVARTIPGKTYVLSFSVGDASNYCEGSMIVEAFAGKDTIKVPYESKGKGGFKRAALKFVAVGPRTRVMFLSTFYTMRSDDFSSLCGPVVDDVKLVSLRKP, encoded by the exons ATGAAGGGAAGCTTCATATTTCTGTCGGTGCTCCTGTGTTCCACCTTTCATGTCTCCTTCTCCATTATCGATG GACTGGTGGCGAACGGGAACTTCGAGCTGGGTCCGAAGGCGTCGGATCTGAAAGGGACGGTGGTGGTGGGAGGAAGCAAGTCGATTCCGGAGTGGGAGATATCGGGTTTCGTGGAGTACATAAAGTCGGGGCAGAAGCAGGGGGACATGCTGCTGGTGGTGCCGGAGGGGGCGTATGCGGTGCGGCTGGGGAACGAGGCGTCGATAAAGCAGACATTGAAGGTGATGAAGGGGATGTACTACTCGATCACGTTCATGGTGGCTCGGACGTGCGCGCAGGAGGAGAGAATAAACATCTCGGTGACGCCGGACTGGGGCGTGATTCCGATCCAGACGCTGTACACGAGCAGCGGGTGGGACCCCATCGCGTTCGGGTTCAGAGCAGAGAGCGAGACGGTGGAGATGCTCATTCATAACCCTGGCAAGGAGGAGGACCCCGCCTGTGGGCCCCTCATTGATTCTGTTGCTCTCAGAACTCTCTACCCTCCCAAAGCTACTAACC AGAACTTATTGAAGAATGGTGGGTTTGAAGAAGGACCCTATGTGTTCCCCAACTCATCATGGGGTGTGATCATCCCACCCAACATTGAGGATGACCACTCTCCCCTCCCAGGGTGGATGGTGGAGTCCCTAAAGGCAGTGAAGTACATAGACTCAGACCATTTCTCAGTCCCTCAAGGCAAAAGAGCAGTGGAGCTAATAGCAGGAAAAGAGAGTGCCATTGCTCAAGTGGCCAGAACCATCCCTGGCAAAACCTACGTGCTCTCATTCTCTGTAGGGGATGCCAGCAACTACTGTGAAGGGTCCATGATTGTGGAAGCATTTGCAGGCAAAGACACTATCAAAGTGCCCTATGAGTCCAAAGGCAAAGGAGGGTTCAAACGTGCAGCCCTCAAGTTTGTGGCTGTTGGACCAAGAACAAGAGTCATGTTCCTCAGCACTTTTTACACTATGAGAAGTGATGACTTCTCTTCACTCTGTGGACCTGTGGTTGATGATGTCAAGTTGGTAAGCCTGCGTAAACCATAA